Below is a genomic region from Terriglobales bacterium.
AATCTGCTCATCGGCGTCTTCCTGTTTTCGCGCCGGCTGAAGCGCTGGCGCTTTTTCCAAATCAAGGAGTCCCTTGCGGAAGCGCATCTCCCTTTGCTGTGCGCAGTGGCCGAGGGTCGGGTTCCGCAGGCGGAGGCGCTTGCCGTCTGGAGCCGCCTGAACTCGAAGGACCAGGTAAAGGCGCTCGAGGAACTCCTGCTCAAGGCCGCTCGACATGGCTGCCAGGATGCGTCTGAGCTGCTCTTCGCCCTGGGCTTTGTGGAATCCTGGGCCAGAGTTGCCTTCGGCCGCAGGCGCGCCAGGCAGATTGTCGCTGCCTGCCGGGAGCAAGCGGACCTGCCGGCCGGCGACTCCGCCTATCGCAAGTCTTTCTGGCGTGCCCGCATTTTCTCTGTGCCGCGCGCCGTGGCGGTCGCCAACCTGGGGATGCTTCAGCCGGAATGGGCGCTGGTGTTTGCCAAGGCGGCGCTGGAAGATCCTGCGCCGGACGTGCGCATCGCGGCGCTGGACGCTCTGGGGCGGAGCCGTCACCCGAAGGCTCTCCCCATCCTCCTGGAAGCAGCGGCAAACGGCAGAGCGGCGAAGCACGATCTGCCGCTACTTGCCGTCAAGGCTGCCCTCCAGCGCTTCCGACTGGAAGACCTTTCTCACTTCCTGCCGCACCTGAAGGATTCTGACCGGCGACTGCAGGTAGCCGCGCTCGAGGCCGTCGCGGCGATCTGTCGGCAGGCTGGCCCCGAAGCCATCGCCCTGAGAACGGACTTGGGAGAGCTTTGTGACCTTGTCATCGAGAGGTTCGCGTTCGACTCATCACCGGAGTTGCGCGGCCTGGCGGCGAGCGTCGTGGGACAATTCTGCAGCCACCCGGTCGATGCGGTTTTGGCCGCGCGCCTTCATGATCCGAACGCAGCCGTACGCCTTGAGGCCGTACGCGCCTGCTGCAGCCCTCATCGCGCGCGTCAGATTCCCGATCTCGCCCAGAGACTCTCCGACTCCTCTTGGGAGGTGCGCGAGGCGGCCGCTCAATCGCTGCTGGCGATCGGCGAGGAGGGTAAGCGCCAGATGTACGAGCAGTTTGTTGCGAGCGGGGATCCCTACGGGTGCGATGAAGTGGCCGAACAGATCCAGCGTCACGGTCTCACCGAGGAGCTGATGCTGGAGTTGGCAGTCAATCCCGGGCGCGGCTCGCTCGCCGAAGCCGTGTGCCGCAAGATGATCTTCCTGGGAAAGACTTCCGCACTGACCCACGCCGCCCAGACCATGGGAGAGTATGCCGCGCTCGAGGTGTTACTGACCGAGGCCCCGACGGACGACTTCCTGAACGTTCGGGCTGCGGCCAATGTCCCGTCCGCGCACGGTTACTAGACGCCGGCCCGCTCTCACCGCGGGCATGAGAAACGTTGTGCTCGAATGCGGCCTCCTTCTTGGGAGGCCGTGCCATGTCTGTTGAGGGAACGCTTGTCACGCGGTAACGCGTTTCCTCGAATTGTCGGCTTTTTTGCACATCCGAGCACGCGCCGGCCGGCTCTAATCAGCGTATGTAGCCAATTGTGGAAAGACGAGTCATGCAAAAGCGCACACTTGGAACAAGCCGCTTGGAAGTCTCAGCTCTGGGCCTGGGCTGTATGGGGATGAGCGTCTCGTACGGTGTCGCCCCCGACAGGCAGGAGATGATCGCCCTTCTGCGGACGGCCGTGGATCGGGGCGTTACGCTCTTCGATACTGCGGAGGTGTATGGCCCGTTCATCAACGAAGAACTCGTGGGTGAGGCGCGCTTGCCTGACTGCTGGCGCAGAAGCCCTGGATTGTTCCCATCCCGGGCACAACCAAACTGCATCGTCTCGAGGAAAACATCGGGGCCGCTGCCGTCGAACTGACACCCTACGATCTTCGTGAAATCGACAGCGCCGTCTCCAAGATCACGGTGCAGGGCGACCGGTATCCTGAACACCTGCAGCGAATGACCGGGATCTGAGCAAGAGAAGCGGGCAACCCCGGATGAGCAAGGAAGGCTCTCGCGACTCGACTCGTTATTGTGTCAACTAGATGGATTGCCCAGCCGGCAGCTCATCTTCGCCGCGCATTTGCAGCCAGCGCTGCAAAGCCAGCTTGGAGAGTGGTGCGAAGGTCAGGAAGCGCGTGCCCGCCCTGCCATCCTCTTTGCTCCAGACGATTTCGACGCGAGCGTCAAAGGGCATCTCGGTCTCCGGCAGCGTGAAGCGAATCTGGACGCTTTCCCCCGCGACCAGCGGCTTTCGCGTGCGCAATCCTACGCCGCCTTCGCTGATATCGATGACGGTGGCGGGCACAATGCCGGCGCCGTTTTCCACCGTGGCTGAGATTTCCACCTTGTAACGCGTGCACCGGCGGAGTTCGCGCAGGATGACGGCCTGGGCCGCCCGCAGGTTGCGCGCCGCGCGCTCGCCCTGGATGGGCTTGTCGATCACCAGGTTGGCGCCCATGTCGAACGCCGTGCGGAAGCTCTCCTGATCGCGGGCCAGGGCGACGCCGACCGAGCGGCGATTCAGGCGCGACTTGCGCATCCCCGCCAGCAGACCCCAGGCGTTGCAGCCTTCGTCGGAGTCCACGATCACGGCATCGAACTTCTGGCTCTCCAGGCGCTGGATCACGTTTTCCACGTCCGGGCAGATTTCCACTCCGATACTCAGGTCGCTGAGCGCGCGCGACAGCACGCGCACGACTTCAGGGTCTTGGGAAAACAACAGCGTGTTGGCTCGCATGCGTGTCCTCGTGAGGGCTGGTGGACTGCAGGTTCCGGCGCGCTGCCTTGTTTCGGTACATTTCCGCATCTGCCCGCGCCAGGGCATCGTCGGTGGAATCGCCGGGCCGGCACTCCGCCAGCCCACAACTGAATCCCAGGCGGATTCCGTGGCTGCGCCGGTTCTCGTTCCAGTCGCGGGCTCGCTCCTGCAAGCGCTCGACCGCGCGTTCCGCAGCCCCGCGGCTGGTGTCGGGAAGGATCACCAGGAACTCATCCCCGCCATAACGCACGAGCGTATCCGACTCGCGAAATACAGCCTCCAGCAGCGCGGAGGCCTCGCGAAGGAACTGGTCACCGGCCTGATGCCCGAAGCGCGTGTTGACAGACTTGAAGTCATCCAGATCGATCATGAGCAGCGACACGCAGGAAGCCAGGCGCTCCGCCCGCCGCATCTCCTTGACCAGCGCGCGGTCCAGGTACCGGCGGTTGTACACGCCCGTCAGCGGGTCGAGCACGGATTCCTGTTCCGCCGCCTCGGCGCGGATCAGTTGCGTCAGCAGCATCTCGCGCGCAGCGTTCAGCGTGCGCCGATGCTGCGCCACGTGCAGAGTGAACAGCACCATCAGCATCACGAAACCCGCCAGCACCTGCAGCGCCTCCCAGTCGGGCAGGCGCAGGTCGCGGAGGTCGCGCATCATCCCCAGCACGATCGGCAGCAGGTACCCGCCCGTCAGGAGCCACAGGATGAGCAGGGCGGTGCTCCACAGCTGCAGCTCACGGCGGCCAAGTGATTTGAACTTCTTGCGCAGCTGGTGGCGCAGGTCGCTGCTTCGTCCGGGCGCAGAACCAGCCTGCGAGGCCCGGGGCTGCGGTAGCGGCAGCTCGGTTGGCAAGGTCGTCGCGTCGGCAGACGGTCTGGTCATCAGGCCACTCCCCGGCACCCATGGAGAGCACATCAAGTGCCAAGGTTGTCGTCAGGCCGGGATGCTTACCGCGCTGAGTACGAAGGGATTAGCGGCTGCCTGGGATATGCCCTTCCGCACTGGCTTCCGAAGCTCGGACAGTCGTCCGCAGCTTGGACTGCCGAACGCATTCCGGTGCCTCATTTCGATCAGTCGACGTGAGAGAATGAGGTCAGGCGAACGGCCCCGTAGCTCAGATTGGATAGAGCAGCGGTTTCCTAATGCGCTTTGTGACGTTAGCACGGAGTAGCAACACGGGTCACGAAGTGCGAGACGAGCCAATGTTCATGCGGGTCGGCGCGCCTCTTCCGCTATCCCTGCTCGCACATGACTACTGCCGCAATTTAGTGCAAAGTGCGCCGAGAATGAGCGCGATTTGTGGAGAGTTTTGTGGATAGGTCCTGGCCTGGCCGCCAAGAAAGCTCTTGGAGTTCCACAGGCCGCCGAGGTACACAGCTTCGGACGCAGTGAATTCCGCACCAGCGCGCCGCGCCGGTGGATGAACACCGGGCACGGCGCTAACCAGCGTCGCCTACAAGGAGGCAACGATGGCTGCACGGCAAGCTATCACCCCTCGCCGCAGAATTGAAAATCGGCCCTGGCGAGTCCTCCCATCCGGGGCGGCATCCCAGCCCACACCATTGCACGCCGGGTCAGGCCGGCGAGAAGGAGCCACTAGCATGCCGAGAATGAACACGCGCACCCGCCTGTTGCTTCGCGTGAAGCAGACGATCCTGCGCAACCCCCGCGCGTTCGACGCGGATACAGATGACCACGACGTCGCGGGGCTGGTCGTCCGCGCGGCCAGGCGAGATCCATGTTGGCGAAGGCTACAGCCCAAGCTGCTCGCGGTGAGCGGCGAACTGTTGACCGCGCAGCGATTGCTGGGAATCACCACCAGGAAGGCCGACAGCCTGTTCCTCCCGTTCAAGTGGCCGCGCCGATTTCGACGGCAATATAGGCGTGAAGGCTCGTGGCGGCTGGGTAACAGGCGATATGAGCGAGTGCGAGGCAGCCTTCGGGACATGGGAAAAAACGCCAAGGTCGCTGCGGCCCGCATCGACTACTTCCTGGAAACGGGCCACTAGGCATGATTCCTCCCACCTGCCGCGCCCGCGCGGTACAACGCCCTGCGCGGGCGCGGTCCCTTCACTCTTTACCGCAATCGGGTCCCCGTTTGTTGCTCCAAAGCAGCGCATTCTCGAACACAGGAGAGCCGGGCCGGCATGAGCTACGACCCCGAGTTTGCAAGCAGGACCTTCCGCGAAGCAGCAGCGATCTGGCTGGAATCACGTCGCCCTCACCTGAAGGCGCGGACGCTTTCGGACTACAAGGAGTACCTCGTCCCCCTCAATGGCTTCTTCGGCGACATGCGGCTCCGGGCCATTCATGCGGCACACCTGCGCGAGTACCAACACGCGCGCCTGGAAGGCGTGCCGCCGTTCAAGCAGAAGGCCGGAGCCTCGCGCATCAACCATGAACTCAGCATGCTCGGGCAGATTCTCCGGCGTGGCGGGCTGTGGGCCGCCGTCGAGCCGGGGTACGAGCCCCTGCGGCTGCCCAAGTTCCAGCCGCCGCGCGCCCTAACCGCCGAACAGGAGCAGCGCTTGTTCGCAGTCGCCAGTGGGCGGCCGGAGTGGGCTGAGGCCTACTACGCTGGCCTGTTGATGGTTAACACCACGGCATCGGGATGCGAGGTCCGTGGGTTGCGGATTGCAGACGTGGACCTCGTCAACCGCACAATCTCCGTGCGAGAGGAGAGCGCCAAGAATCAGTTCCGCGTTCGTCGCATACCGCTGAACGGCGTGGCCACGTTGGCGGTCGAGAAGCTCCTGGAGAGGGCGGCAAGCCTGGGCGCTCGGGAGCCGCAGCACTACGTGTTCCCCTACCGCGAGGCACGCAACCGCTACGATCCCACGCGACCGATGAGCCGCTGGGGTTTGCGCGGCGCCTTCCGCGAGATTAAGGAAGCGGCCGGCCTGCCGTCCTTCCGCCCGCACGATCTGCGGCATACGTCCATCACGCGCATGGCCGAGGCCGGTGTGCCCGTGCAGGTGGGGATGAGCATCAGCGGGCACAACACGCGGCAGATGTGGGAGTGGTACTCGCAGATCGGCATGGAAGCCAAGCGCAATGCCCTGGGGTGTCTGGAGGCAGGACCGCCGAAGGTCTACGGGATGAACGGGGAGCCGCCGCCCACCGCGGCCGACAAGAAGCCGCGCGATGTACCCGCGAAGGCGCCGGGCACCTGGGTTGTGCCGGCTGCAACAGATTAGGGGCTAGTGCTACTGGCGCGAATAATGGGTTCCGCCAACATGCTCGCCGGACGTAGTTCCTCTACAACCTGTGCACTCGTCCACATGCCAACCATCGTGTCCTGGCGAATGTAGCAGTCACTCCGGTACTCCCTCCCAGAACAACTTGTACCAAACGATGATCTTGGCCTTCTGAGCCATCAGCGTCGCTTGATTCACGCCTGTCTCTCTGGCCGTGTGCGACTCGATGTATGGATGTCTACCGCTTGGAGCGTTTCGTGCTGGAAGCGCCCTGCCTTCCGGATGTTGCTCCGGCCACGGCCACCATTCGACGTTCAAAGCGGGTCCGGTCCCAACATTTACTAGTTGCACTGTAGTGCCTTCGGCCTTCATCACCAGCACAGGGCGCGACATACTTTCGACTTGGTCTGCGGAAACCTTGGATTGCTGTATCGCGGCCTCCTTGATTCTTTCCGTGCTTTCCACGTACCGCTTTGCATAGTGCACGCTCGCGGCCAGAAGTAGTAGCTGGCCACCGAAGATAAGGGTTTGAATTTCATCCAACGAGTAGGACATCTTGCACTCTCCCGAACGTTAGCCAGATGGGCGGCTGGGGATGGGAAACGATTTCATCCCCTCTACTTATGAGCCCAGATTGCTGCGCACGCATCCTTGATCGCGTTCTTGAGCAACTGGGTCCCACCGCTATAGATTGCGTCGCCGGCCGGAGTGAACACAGAGACGCTATAAGGCGGCGAACCCCAATGGGAGTGGTCCAGCAGCACGATGTAGTCGGCTTTCTCTGCGTGCACAGTAACGACGAACCCAGGGCAGCGTTCGTGCAGGGTCTTGAGGATTTCCGGCTTCGGCAGATGGGTTCCGCTACTCGCGGACGTGGCTGTGTTACGAAAGCGCTCGAAACCGCCGAGGCTTTCCCATGTCTTGCGGTCCGTAAGAAAGATGCGCGACCCCGCCTCGGTCGCAACGTCCGCCTTGCCTTCGTGGGGTTGGGGGCTGGTTGGCGCAGGCTCCTCGGTAGCCGATGCTGACGGCTTCGCGGGCTCGAAATGTGAGGCCGGCAGGGAAGGTTGGGTAGCGGAAACCTCGCTGAGCGTGACGTCCTGGTCGAGCCGCAACCAAAGCTTGCGCCCCTTCTTAAGCTCGAAATCATCCCAGCGCGCGCTGGCCTCGGCCAATGCGCCCAGCACCGCGATAGCTCCGCCGATACCGGCGCCGATCCCAGCACCTTTCGCCCCGCCAGCGGCAGCGCCAATGCCCGCGCCTACGCCCGCCCCGGTGACTACGACGCCTGCGGTTTCACCCTTAGATATGCCAGGCTGCGTCGCAACGCCCTCGGCGTCCACGTCTTGCGACATCCCCAGGCTTTGAAGCGAAGCTGGGGCCTCAAGGGCACGCCCGTCCGGGAAGGTCATGCGATAGAACGCCAGCCGGAGCCGCGCCGAGATTCTCTGCTTACGATCAGCAGCCCGCACATCCTCGACACGGCCTGTCAAGCGGCTGCCCGTTGGCACGAGCACATTGCTGCCTCGCTCTACAGGCTGGAGCAAGATGACCTCGACTCCGTCTCCCACACGCGCAGTCTTGGTGCTGACACTCGATTCGAGTTTCGCCCGCAGGCGCGTCCCGGCCAGTAGGGATACCGTATCGCTCTGGGCGCGAGCGGGCCCTGATCCGCAGACAAAGGCCAGCAAAATGGCAAGCGCGAGCTCTCTCATCGTCAAATATCCCCGGGTAGCAGGGTGCTGATGGGGCGCATTGTAGCGCGTTTTGACCCTGTTTTTTGGGGCGTCCCGGGGCGTTGGGTAGGAGGGGGTATATTTTTTTGTGACCGGGTAAATCTTCTTGTGACCTTGTGCGAGTCGCTTCTATGCGGGATTATGAGGGCACCCAAGTGAGGCTTCCACCTCCACAAATGGGGGCCGCCCTCGGGTTGAAACGCAGGGGCCCGTGGTTTGAAATGGGGCGCGCGGTGTCCAAGACCACGCGTTTTGCGACCCCAGGCCCCTTTCGCTTATTGTGAGTGTCTGGTAGCGAGTACGGTCGTGTCAACCTCGGTTGGGCTGCATGGTTTCTCCGCCGTGGGCAAGACGCCTTTGGCTGTCGGCATCGTGCAGGACGATACGGTGTGCTCACTGGGCACAGGGTCTATAAACGGCGCGTGCTGCTGGGCTGGCCCGGAACCCTTAGAACCCGTGTCCGGCTCGTGCCTAACGCCAAGTGATGCGTCTGTAGCGAGTGATCTCCCGGCGCGCAGCGCGCCAGAAATAGATGGCCACGGCCAGGACTATCACGCACGCGAACGCATCTAGGATGCCCAGGGGCGGGTAGGTGAAGCCTGGCGGGATGGGCGGCTCGGGCATGCGAGGACCGTCAGATCTCCGACATGATGGCGCCCAGCAGCCAAACCATTGCCGCGAGCCCCACGAACACGATCAGGATGTTGAGCACCAGCATGGTGACGGGGACGTTCCCTCTCCTGCCGGCCGAAAGTCAAGCGCTTCAGGCCCCCTTGTTCATGCCGCCGAAGTTGCGGCCGAAGTTCAACCCGAAACCGCCGAACCAAAAGGCGTCCGTGGTCCGCACCGTGCCCTGTAGTAATCCGTTGATCGGGGTGATCCTGAACTGCACGGCCTTGCCCGATGGTGCGTCGGCAAGGTACTGGGCCAGCGTGTACGTGAAGGACGTCCCCGTGAGTCCGGTCTGTGTGCGGCTACCCTGCACCACGCCGTCCAGCAGGACCTCAACGGTGTACGTGCCCTCAATCGTGCCCGCCACGCTGGCGGCATCCTGCTGCACCACATTTGGCTGCGCCGTGCGGATGCGGTGCGCCCAGGTAAACGCTGCATCTCCCACTACGTCCGTGGGCCAGTACAGGCCGTTGACCTGGGCCTTGCCGGGCGGGTAGGGCTTCTGCGCCCTGCTGGCCATCGTCTTTGTCACGGGCGACACGTTCTCGATAGGAACGACGCCCCTGTGGCTGTACGGTAGACACTTCGCGCTGACCGCCAGGTCGATGGGGTAAGGGTCCGGGCGCGCCAGACTGCCGCCGTCGCTGATGAACCACACGCGCTCGCCAGCCGCATGATCGGTTGGGATGGTATCGAAGATGCCGCGCACGATCCCCGCGACGGTCCAGGTGCCGTCGCCGTTGTCGGCGGCCGTAGTCCAACTCATCCACTCCTCGCCGATGAGCAGTAGATTCTCACCGCGCACCCGGCCGGCAGCGTCCGTGTTCTCTAGACCCGGCAGGTCGCGCCCTCCTTGAATCACGAAGCCCACGGTGTCCAAGGCTAGTGTCGTGCGCGGGTAAGGGTCGCGCAGCGTAGCGCTGGGACAAGGGCCCTCGTCGTTGCTGTGGTAGTAGCCCTGACCCTCGTCCGACCACACCTGGTAGCCGTCGCTCTGGTCCTCCGCGCGCACGGCAGCAACAATCAGCTTGCGCTCGGCCTCGTCCGTAAGGTGATAGGGCATCTCTTCGAGAACTTGCGCCAGCGGAGGCAGAGGATCGCTGACGGGGTCCACCCAGCCGCTATCTGCGGGCGGATCGTACGCGGTGAAGGCCACGTTGAAGATGTCCTCCACGGCCTCTACCTCGATCCTCGGGTTAGCCAGGTCGCCGTAATTGATCGTGCCCACGCGCAGCACCATGCCGGTGATGCCGTAGGGTGCGAACGTAAGCTTGAACACGCTGCCGATTCTCAGGTTCCACGCCTTGCGGTTAGCCACGATGCGCGCCTTGGCCAGCGGGTAACTATGAATCTTGAGCTCGCGGACCGCGACCTTCTGCGCGATGGCTGCGCTAGTGAAGCCTTTAAACGAGATAGTGTCACTCGCAATCTCGCCGCGCACGGCATGGTTCGCCGTCTCCTGGGCCTGCACCATGTCGTCCTTGAAGGTGGTGCGGTTGGTGAACTTGATCTTGATCTCGTTCAGCGTCTCTTCCCAGGAGCCGCGCGTTAGCTCGGGGGCTTCGAGCACGTCGTCCTGGGTGATCTCCAGGAGCGTGTTCGGATCATAGTCGGCGCGGGCCAGCTTGAACTCCCACAAGCCCGTGGCCGGGTCGGTATAGAACACGCCATCCACGTGGCGTGCGATCTCCCCGAGCAGCTGGTCGCCGCTGGTTGGTTCGTCGACCTTGATGCTCATGCCCATGCCTTCGGTCCACAGCGTCTCCCCTGCGGCGCGCCAGCTGGTGAGGTTGAAGCGCGCGGACGGAATGCCCAGGCCCCACACGGGGTTGGTCATGATTTCGTAGGCGATCTCGGCCGGATTGGCGTCCCATCCGCCGATGATATTGTGGCCCGCCGTGAGCCCCAGGTTGTTCGGGCAGCGCCGCAGCACGAAGGCCCACTTCTTGATCACTGGGTTCGTCCCCACATAGAAGGGCCAACCCTTCGTGATGGACGAACGCTCCAGGACCACCTGGCACACGCCGCTATACGCCGGAGCCGTGGCCTGGCCGATCTGGCTGGCCAGGTAGGCATTGCTAGGCTGGCCTTCCTTGCCGCTGTAGAAGCGCAGGCGGCCCTTGAGTCCGCCCTCTCCCGTTGGGTTGTCGCGGATGGTGCCGCCGAACATGTCTCGCGCCGCGTTGGAACTGATGTCCACCACGGCCTCACCCGTGGGGCCGGGCAGAATGTTGGCTACTCCGGGGATGGGCTTGTCATTGTCGCCGGCGCGAATCGAGATTAGTTGATCCACTACGCCGTGGCAAAGCGCCATCTGCATGCCGATGAAGTACTGATAGCCCAGGACTCGGCTGCGCTCAAAGAGGAGGCTGAGGGTGAAGATGCGATGCCAGCCAGCGACCTTGCTCTTGACGGCATTCTTCGCCAGGTCGCCCCACCACACGACGTTTGGGTCGCGCACTATGCAGGTGCCGAAGATCACCGGCAGCGTCTTGCCTTCCTCGGCGACCGGGACTTGGAACTCGCCGGCAGCCGAAGGCTCCACGTCTCGCTGCCTGGAGAGCAGCGCGGAAACCGCCGTGGTCGCGACGAACAGGATCGCTACGAGCCAGAATGCCATCCAGGCACCTAGGCCAGAGTGGGCCGCCGAAGCTCGCCCAGCGCGCGCGTAAACGTCTGTCCGCAGGCCGTGCAGGGGATCGTGACTTCCGTGGCCGCGAAGCGCTCCACGTCGTTCACAATCGCTTCCGAAACCCTCTCACTGAAGACGGGGATCTCGGCGGGGCTCAGTTGCGGCACCACGCCCGTCGCCAGAATGGCGTCCACTTCGTCGGACGGCCGGAACCCGCTGGTCTCGATCAGGTCCGCCATCACGAACTCAATCACCGCTGAGCAGTGTGGGCAGGTCGTCCAGGAGTGGTTGT
It encodes:
- a CDS encoding HEAT repeat domain-containing protein, yielding MMEDAMWLSVETLLPVVKWALATTAALNLLIGVFLFSRRLKRWRFFQIKESLAEAHLPLLCAVAEGRVPQAEALAVWSRLNSKDQVKALEELLLKAARHGCQDASELLFALGFVESWARVAFGRRRARQIVAACREQADLPAGDSAYRKSFWRARIFSVPRAVAVANLGMLQPEWALVFAKAALEDPAPDVRIAALDALGRSRHPKALPILLEAAANGRAAKHDLPLLAVKAALQRFRLEDLSHFLPHLKDSDRRLQVAALEAVAAICRQAGPEAIALRTDLGELCDLVIERFAFDSSPELRGLAASVVGQFCSHPVDAVLAARLHDPNAAVRLEAVRACCSPHRARQIPDLAQRLSDSSWEVREAAAQSLLAIGEEGKRQMYEQFVASGDPYGCDEVAEQIQRHGLTEELMLELAVNPGRGSLAEAVCRKMIFLGKTSALTHAAQTMGEYAALEVLLTEAPTDDFLNVRAAANVPSAHGY
- a CDS encoding PilZ domain-containing protein; translated protein: MRANTLLFSQDPEVVRVLSRALSDLSIGVEICPDVENVIQRLESQKFDAVIVDSDEGCNAWGLLAGMRKSRLNRRSVGVALARDQESFRTAFDMGANLVIDKPIQGERAARNLRAAQAVILRELRRCTRYKVEISATVENGAGIVPATVIDISEGGVGLRTRKPLVAGESVQIRFTLPETEMPFDARVEIVWSKEDGRAGTRFLTFAPLSKLALQRWLQMRGEDELPAGQSI
- a CDS encoding GGDEF domain-containing protein, producing the protein MTRPSADATTLPTELPLPQPRASQAGSAPGRSSDLRHQLRKKFKSLGRRELQLWSTALLILWLLTGGYLLPIVLGMMRDLRDLRLPDWEALQVLAGFVMLMVLFTLHVAQHRRTLNAAREMLLTQLIRAEAAEQESVLDPLTGVYNRRYLDRALVKEMRRAERLASCVSLLMIDLDDFKSVNTRFGHQAGDQFLREASALLEAVFRESDTLVRYGGDEFLVILPDTSRGAAERAVERLQERARDWNENRRSHGIRLGFSCGLAECRPGDSTDDALARADAEMYRNKAARRNLQSTSPHEDTHASQHAVVFPRP
- a CDS encoding phage tail protein, with product MAFWLVAILFVATTAVSALLSRQRDVEPSAAGEFQVPVAEEGKTLPVIFGTCIVRDPNVVWWGDLAKNAVKSKVAGWHRIFTLSLLFERSRVLGYQYFIGMQMALCHGVVDQLISIRAGDNDKPIPGVANILPGPTGEAVVDISSNAARDMFGGTIRDNPTGEGGLKGRLRFYSGKEGQPSNAYLASQIGQATAPAYSGVCQVVLERSSITKGWPFYVGTNPVIKKWAFVLRRCPNNLGLTAGHNIIGGWDANPAEIAYEIMTNPVWGLGIPSARFNLTSWRAAGETLWTEGMGMSIKVDEPTSGDQLLGEIARHVDGVFYTDPATGLWEFKLARADYDPNTLLEITQDDVLEAPELTRGSWEETLNEIKIKFTNRTTFKDDMVQAQETANHAVRGEIASDTISFKGFTSAAIAQKVAVRELKIHSYPLAKARIVANRKAWNLRIGSVFKLTFAPYGITGMVLRVGTINYGDLANPRIEVEAVEDIFNVAFTAYDPPADSGWVDPVSDPLPPLAQVLEEMPYHLTDEAERKLIVAAVRAEDQSDGYQVWSDEGQGYYHSNDEGPCPSATLRDPYPRTTLALDTVGFVIQGGRDLPGLENTDAAGRVRGENLLLIGEEWMSWTTAADNGDGTWTVAGIVRGIFDTIPTDHAAGERVWFISDGGSLARPDPYPIDLAVSAKCLPYSHRGVVPIENVSPVTKTMASRAQKPYPPGKAQVNGLYWPTDVVGDAAFTWAHRIRTAQPNVVQQDAASVAGTIEGTYTVEVLLDGVVQGSRTQTGLTGTSFTYTLAQYLADAPSGKAVQFRITPINGLLQGTVRTTDAFWFGGFGLNFGRNFGGMNKGA
- a CDS encoding tyrosine-type recombinase/integrase, producing MSYDPEFASRTFREAAAIWLESRRPHLKARTLSDYKEYLVPLNGFFGDMRLRAIHAAHLREYQHARLEGVPPFKQKAGASRINHELSMLGQILRRGGLWAAVEPGYEPLRLPKFQPPRALTAEQEQRLFAVASGRPEWAEAYYAGLLMVNTTASGCEVRGLRIADVDLVNRTISVREESAKNQFRVRRIPLNGVATLAVEKLLERAASLGAREPQHYVFPYREARNRYDPTRPMSRWGLRGAFREIKEAAGLPSFRPHDLRHTSITRMAEAGVPVQVGMSISGHNTRQMWEWYSQIGMEAKRNALGCLEAGPPKVYGMNGEPPPTAADKKPRDVPAKAPGTWVVPAATD